The following proteins are encoded in a genomic region of Oceanibaculum nanhaiense:
- a CDS encoding alpha/beta fold hydrolase — MAEKIPLVLLPGLLCDEKLWAPQMQALSDMADCQVADLTRHESVTEMAAAALAEAPEKFALAGLSMGGYVAQEIMRQAPERVLKLALLDTSPRADSEEQMLRRRGLIELAQKGRFKGVTPRLLPLLIHPDRQQDEKLTAIIFAMAENVGMDGFIRQQKAIMGRPDGRADLAKIKVPALVLCGRQDALTPLDIHKEIAAGIAGSRLVVVEESGHLPTLERPAEVNMAMREWLRG, encoded by the coding sequence ATGGCTGAGAAGATTCCCCTGGTCCTGTTGCCGGGCCTGCTGTGCGACGAGAAGCTGTGGGCACCGCAGATGCAGGCGCTGTCCGACATGGCGGACTGCCAGGTCGCCGACCTCACCCGTCACGAGTCGGTGACGGAAATGGCGGCCGCCGCACTGGCGGAGGCGCCGGAGAAATTCGCGCTCGCCGGCCTGTCGATGGGTGGCTATGTCGCGCAGGAGATCATGCGCCAGGCGCCGGAGCGGGTGCTGAAGCTGGCGCTGCTCGACACCTCGCCGCGTGCCGATTCGGAGGAGCAGATGCTACGCCGGCGCGGTCTTATCGAGCTGGCGCAGAAGGGTCGCTTCAAGGGGGTGACGCCGCGCCTGCTGCCGCTGCTGATCCACCCGGACCGGCAGCAGGATGAGAAGCTGACCGCCATCATCTTCGCGATGGCCGAGAATGTCGGCATGGACGGCTTCATCCGCCAGCAGAAGGCGATCATGGGCCGGCCGGACGGGCGCGCCGATCTGGCGAAAATCAAGGTGCCGGCGCTGGTGCTGTGCGGCCGGCAGGACGCGCTGACGCCGCTGGACATCCATAAGGAAATCGCCGCGGGCATCGCCGGATCGCGCCTGGTCGTGGTTGAGGAATCCGGCCATCTGCCGACGCTGGAACGCCCCGCCGAGGTGAACATGGCGATGCGCGAGTGGCTCAGGGGGTAG
- a CDS encoding isochorismatase family protein, with translation MLLHHGDCSLLLIDAQEKLLPALRGQDGMVAACDLLLRAARELRVPVLATAQYPKGLGGVVPGLAGLLPPGSTVEKIAFDAMAEPGVPARVKTLGRPKVVLCGAEAHVCVLQTAFGLQAAGYDVVVVADAVASRDGEDRQRGLARMERAGMLVVTSEMVVFEWLHRADTAAFKATIPFIKRLKEKS, from the coding sequence ATGCTGCTGCATCATGGCGATTGTTCCCTGCTGCTGATCGATGCGCAGGAAAAGCTGCTGCCCGCCCTGCGGGGCCAGGACGGCATGGTGGCGGCCTGCGACCTGCTGCTTCGCGCCGCGCGGGAATTGCGGGTGCCGGTTCTGGCGACGGCGCAATATCCCAAGGGGCTGGGCGGCGTGGTGCCGGGCCTGGCCGGGTTGCTGCCGCCTGGTTCCACTGTCGAGAAGATCGCCTTCGATGCGATGGCGGAGCCGGGCGTACCTGCGCGTGTGAAGACCCTCGGCCGGCCGAAGGTCGTGCTGTGTGGCGCGGAGGCGCATGTCTGCGTGCTGCAGACCGCCTTCGGCCTGCAGGCGGCGGGCTATGATGTCGTAGTGGTGGCCGATGCCGTCGCCTCCCGCGATGGCGAGGACCGGCAGCGCGGGCTTGCCCGGATGGAACGGGCCGGTATGCTCGTCGTCACATCCGAGATGGTCGTCTTCGAATGGCTGCACCGGGCCGACACGGCTGCGTTCAAGGCGACGATCCCCTTCATCAAGCGGTTGAAAGAAAAGAGCTGA
- a CDS encoding N-acyl-D-amino-acid deacylase family protein, with protein MSAPVDGKADLIIRNARLIDGTGGASFMGDIAIRDDRIVALGALGGMSGGSEIDAQGKAVAPGFIDVHTHDDRAVLANPTMKNKVSQGVTTVVTGNCGVSLAPLKIDRRPPAPLDLICDTPEGFYGDFASYLKALDDAPAAVNVLAQVGHSSLRVGAVADLTRAASSSEIKVMRKKLEESLEAGAIGFSTGLFYPPSQAAPTEEVIELGKALHDHAGLHTTHMRDEAAHITDSLAETFRIGREADIPVVISHHKCAGADNHGRSVETLPLIDAAMKQQRIGLDVYPYIASSTMLSPDRMAGASRVLVTWSVPHPEHAGRDLADIAAEMGLSQTEAAGKLLPAGAVYFSMAEEDVQRIMKYPHSMIGSDGLPHDTRPHPRLWGTFPRVLGHYSRDVGLFPLEEAVRKMTGLSATQFGLKDRGTLKVGNYADIVMFDPDTVIDTASFTDPMQAATGIALVIVNGRPVWQEGAVTGARPGRAIRRQQLGTFGKAA; from the coding sequence ATGAGCGCGCCCGTCGATGGTAAGGCCGATCTGATCATCCGCAACGCCCGCCTGATCGACGGCACCGGCGGTGCGTCCTTCATGGGCGACATCGCCATCCGCGACGACCGCATCGTGGCGCTGGGCGCGCTGGGCGGCATGAGCGGCGGCAGCGAGATCGACGCGCAGGGCAAGGCGGTCGCCCCCGGCTTCATCGATGTGCACACCCATGACGACCGGGCGGTGCTGGCGAACCCGACGATGAAGAACAAGGTCAGCCAGGGTGTCACCACCGTGGTCACCGGCAATTGCGGGGTCAGCCTGGCACCGCTGAAGATCGACCGCCGCCCGCCGGCGCCGCTGGACCTGATCTGCGACACGCCGGAAGGCTTCTATGGCGATTTCGCCAGCTATCTGAAGGCGCTGGACGATGCGCCGGCAGCGGTGAACGTGCTGGCGCAGGTCGGTCATTCCTCGCTGCGTGTCGGTGCCGTCGCCGATCTGACCCGCGCCGCATCTTCCAGTGAAATCAAGGTGATGCGGAAAAAACTGGAAGAATCGCTGGAAGCCGGCGCCATCGGCTTCTCGACCGGCCTGTTCTATCCGCCGTCGCAGGCGGCCCCGACCGAGGAAGTTATCGAACTCGGCAAGGCGCTGCACGACCATGCCGGGCTGCACACCACCCATATGCGCGACGAGGCGGCGCACATCACCGACTCGCTGGCGGAGACCTTCCGCATCGGCCGCGAGGCCGACATCCCGGTGGTGATCTCGCACCATAAATGCGCCGGCGCCGACAATCATGGCCGCTCGGTCGAGACCCTGCCGCTGATCGACGCGGCGATGAAGCAGCAGCGTATCGGCCTCGACGTCTATCCCTATATCGCCAGCTCCACCATGCTGAGCCCGGACCGCATGGCGGGAGCCAGCCGCGTGCTGGTCACCTGGTCGGTGCCGCATCCCGAACATGCCGGGCGCGACCTGGCCGATATCGCCGCCGAGATGGGTCTGAGCCAGACCGAAGCCGCCGGCAAGCTGCTGCCCGCCGGCGCGGTCTATTTCTCCATGGCCGAGGAAGATGTGCAGCGGATCATGAAATATCCGCATTCGATGATCGGCTCCGACGGGCTGCCGCACGATACCCGCCCGCATCCGCGGCTGTGGGGCACCTTCCCGCGCGTGCTGGGCCATTACAGCCGCGATGTCGGGCTGTTCCCGCTGGAAGAGGCCGTGCGCAAGATGACCGGCCTGTCGGCCACCCAGTTCGGCCTGAAGGACCGCGGCACGCTGAAGGTCGGCAATTACGCCGATATCGTGATGTTCGATCCCGACACCGTCATCGACACCGCCAGCTTCACCGACCCGATGCAGGCCGCCACCGGCATCGCGCTGGTGATCGTGAATGGCCGCCCGGTCTGGCAGGAGGGCGCGGTTACCGGCGCGCGGCCCGGCCGCGCCATCCGCCGCCAGCAGCTGGGGACGTTCGGCAAGGCGGCCTGA
- a CDS encoding DMT family transporter codes for MSWAYIVLALFAGIVVPVQAGLNAVMARHIGGALSATFLSFIIGTGALALILAVTRPTLPSLAAFGSVPVWAYAGGLMGLIYVASSTFLAPKLGAATLLALVIAGQMIASLVIDQYGLVGFPENPITLLRVLGVVLLVAGVVLIRAF; via the coding sequence GCCGGTACAGGCCGGCCTGAACGCCGTGATGGCGCGCCATATCGGCGGCGCGCTGAGCGCCACCTTCCTGTCCTTCATCATCGGCACCGGGGCGCTGGCGCTGATCCTGGCGGTGACACGCCCGACCCTGCCCAGCCTCGCCGCCTTCGGCAGCGTGCCGGTCTGGGCCTATGCCGGCGGGCTGATGGGGCTGATCTATGTCGCCTCCTCCACCTTCCTGGCGCCAAAGCTGGGCGCCGCCACCCTGCTGGCGCTGGTGATTGCCGGGCAGATGATCGCCTCACTGGTGATCGACCAGTACGGGCTGGTCGGCTTTCCGGAGAATCCGATCACGCTGCTGCGGGTGCTGGGCGTGGTGCTGCTGGTCGCCGGCGTGGTGCTGATCCGCGCTTTCTGA